In the Malus domestica chromosome 16, GDT2T_hap1 genome, one interval contains:
- the LOC103402956 gene encoding serine/threonine-protein phosphatase PP2A catalytic subunit: MPSHSDLDRQIEHLMECKTLPEAEVKTLCEQARAILVEEWNVQPVKCPVTVCGDIHGQFYDLIELFRIGGNAPDTNYCFMGDYVDRGYYSVETVTLLVALKVRYRDRITILRGNHESRQITQVYGFYDECLRKYGNANVWKFFTDLFDYLPLTALIESQVFCLHGGLSPSLDTLDNIRALDRIQEVPHEGPMCDLLWSDPDDRCGWGISPRGAGYTFGQDIAAQFNHTNGLSLISRAHQLVMEGYNWCQEKNVVTVFSAPNYCYRCGNMAAILEIGENMEQNFLQFDPAPRQIEPDNTRKTPDYFL; encoded by the exons ATGCCGTCTCATTCGGATCTGGACCGTCAGATCGAGCATCTGATGGAGTGCAAGACGTTGCCGGAGGCGGAGGTGAAGACGCTGTGCGAGCAGGCGAGGGCGATCCTGGTGGAGGAGTGGAACGTGCAGCCGGTGAAGTGCCCCGTGACGGTGTGCGGGGATATACACGGCCAGTTTTACGACCTCATTGAGCTGTTTCGGATAGGAGGGAACGCTCCCGATACTAATTACTGTTTTATGGGTGATTATGTAG ATCGTGGGTACTATTCCGTGGAGACTGTCACGCTTCTGGTCGCCCTCAAAGTCCGTTATAGAGATAGAATTACAATCCTCAGGGGAAATCACGAGAGTCGGCAAATTACTCAAGT GTATGGTTTTTATGACGAATGCTTGAGAAAGTATGGGAATGCCAATGTCTGGAAGTTCTTTACCGATTTATTTGATTATCTTCCCCTTACAGCCCTCATTGAGAGTCAG GTCTTCTGTTTGCATGGGGGTCTTTCACCATCTTTGGACACTTTGGACAATATTCGAGCTTTGGACCGTATCCAGGAG GTTCCGCATGAAGGACCAATGTGCGATCTCTTGTGGTCTGACCCAGATGACCGCTGTGGGTGGGGAATATCTCCACGTGGTGCTGGTTACACATTCGGGCAGGATATAGCCGCTCAGTTTAACCATACCAATGGACTCAGTCTCATTTCAAGAGCCCATCAGCTTGTCATGGAAGGATACAATTGGTGCCAG GAGAAGAATGTGGTGACTGTTTTTAGCGCTCCAAACTATTGTTATCGGTGCGGGAACATGGCTGCAATTTTGGAAATTGGGGAGAACATGGAACAGAATTTTCTGCAGTTTGATCCCGCACCTCGTCAAATTGAACCTGACAACACACGCAAGACTCCGGActattttttgtaa